The proteins below are encoded in one region of Cucurbita pepo subsp. pepo cultivar mu-cu-16 chromosome LG10, ASM280686v2, whole genome shotgun sequence:
- the LOC111803473 gene encoding uncharacterized protein LOC111803473 isoform X3: protein MGTQSQTGLVAHKKMLPPQPGRFDDREDLIKYVRDFGADQGYVVTIKKSRKDRRVILGCDRGGLYRNRRKIDESRRKRKASSRLINCPFEAIGKKEDDAWMLTIKNGDHNHEPLKDMSEHPYSRRFTEDEVRQIKLMTEAGIKPRQVLKALKQHNPDLQSTPRHLYNLKAKIRQGNLSEKNFKSWRPNISLHANSSHTVIGDTVKQTHQLKVPNLIGGEFLDSHNCPVVDVINPATQEVVSHVPLTTYEEFKAAVNAAKQAFPSWKNTPISTRQCIMFEFQKLILRDMDKLVTNIVTEQGKTLKDAQNDIICGLEVVKHVCGLATMQMGEFVPNASDGIDSYCIRDPIGVCAGICSFNHPATVSLWMFPIAVTCGNTFVLKPCETYPGASMLLAALAVEAGLPDGVLNIVHGTHDIINYICDDEDIKAISFASSCSAGKNIYARAAATGKQVQSHLGGKSHAIIMPDANMEATLNALVDAGFGTSGQTCMAINIVVSVGSSILWEKKLVECAKALKVNVGTDPNADLGPVITKEVKDRFCRLVQSGIEDGARLLLDGRDIVVPGYENGNFVGPTILSDVTTDMECYKEEFLGPVLLCMQADNLEEAISIVNRNKNRNGASIFTTSGIYARKFQSEVEVGMVGINVAVTVPLPSSFNGLEFYTKLKRVAQQWKNSAGIGVSMTASSPSERHLRSRTVPSTLVSTSEKDSPGGRHRSLPPLPSTSERDSPSDAVLLPDPRISQTDLANERATSSPPTPDRDLHGQGLSLISTLSSEGDISNQDLSPAMLLTGDRELPGQAMSVSTSRSSERMYLSQKCHWSESLRAESIPSSSERIKGQASRTTPAFVLAAEGFYVPTSHDSNCLITHGSDSTVPSRRIDSMCQSSERVYMLATSHLNDSMSQTLRRTDTPLFSSSDGKDHISLDSQTDAALQSDRMYLSSLSERDGNMASASSQQVESLTSTSERMYIPPLGYRNAGMPPKSEWLCIPTPALSERMYSQGPIVSADEFQDQGASLTLPTSKKYEH from the exons ATGGGTACTCAAAGTCAAACAGGATTGGTTGCACACAAGAAGATGCTTCCTCCTCAACCGGGAAGATTTGATGATCGTGAAGATCTCATTAAGTATGTTCGTGACTTTGGTGCTGATCAGGGATATGTGGTAACAATTAAGAAGTCTAGGAAAGATAGAAGGGTCATCCTTGGTTGTGATAGAGGAGGTCTGTACCGTAACAGGCGTAAGATTGACGAGAGTCGGCGCAAAAGGAAAGCTAGCTCACGCTTGATAAATTGCCCATTTGAAGCAATTGGCAAGAAGGAAGATGATGCCTGGATGCTTACCATTAAAAATGGGGACCATAACCACGAGCCCTTAAAAGACATGTCAGAGCATCCTTACAGTCGCCGCTTTACTGAGGATGAAGTAAGGCAAATAAAACTGATGACTGAAGCTGGTATAAAACCACGCCAAGTGCTTAAAGCTCTCAAACAACATAATCCAGATTTGCAGTCAACACCAAGGCATTTGTACAACCTCAAAGCCAAAATTCGCCAAGGAAATCTATCAG aaaaGAATTTCAAGTCATGGAGACCTAATATTTCACTTCATGCAAATAGTAGTCATACTGTTATCGGGGATACGGTCAAGCAAACACATCAGCTG AAGGTTCCTAATTTAATTGGAGGGGAGTTCTTGGATTCGCACAACTGTCCAGTGGTTGATGTTATCAATCCA GCAACACAAGAAGTTGTTTCTCATGTTCCTTTAACAACCTATGAAGAGTTTAAGGCCGCAGTTAATGCAGCCAAACAAGCCTTTCCCTCATGGAAAAACACACCGATTTCTACTCGTCAATGTATTATGTTTGAGTTCCAGAAGCTCATCCTCAGAGACATG GATAAGCTTGTGACGAATATTGTCACAGAACAGGGAAAAACATTAAAGGATGCTCAAAATGATATCATCTGTGGTTTAG AGGTGGTTAAACATGTTTGTGGATTGGCCACTATGCAAATGGGGGAGTTCGTCCCTAATGCATCTGATGGAATTGACTCGTATTGCATCCGAGATCCAATAGGTGTTTGTGCTGGGATCTGCTCTTTTAACCATCCAGCAACAGTTTCCTTATGG ATGTTCCCGATTGCAGTTACATGTGGCAATACATTTGTTCTTAAGCCATGTGAAACATACCCGG GGGCTTCAATGTTGCTAGCTGCATTAGCAGTGGAGGCTGGCTTGCCTGATGGTGTTCTAAATATTGTTCATGGAACCCAT GATATCATAAACTATATATGTGACGATGAGGACATAAAAGCCATATCTTTTGCCAGTTCATGTTCT gcTGGAAAGAACATATATGCTAGGGCCGCTGCTACGGGAAAGCAAGTTCAG TCCCACTTAGGAGGCAAGAGCCATGCAATTATTATGCCTGATGCTAACATGGAGGCTACTTTAAATGCTCTGGTTGATGCTGGATTCGGTACTTCTGGACAGACATGTATGGCTATCAACATTGTTGTCTCCGTTGGGAGTTCAATTCTATG GGAAAAAAAACTTGTGGAATGTGCCAAAGCACTTAAAGTGAATGTGGGGACAGATCCCAATGCTGACCTTGGTCCTGTAATTACCAAAGAG GTGAAAGATCGTTTTTGTAGATTAGTTCAAAGTGGCATTGAAGATGGTGCTAGACTTCTGCTTGACGGTAGAGATATTGTG GTCCCAGgatatgaaaatggaaattttgttGGTCCAACCATTTTATCTGATGTAACAACGGACATGGAGTGCTACAAG GAAGAATTTCTTGGACCAGTTCTCCTTTGTATGCAG GCTGACAACCTAGAGGAGGCTATATCCATTGTAAACAGAAACAA GAACCGAAATGGAGCTTCCATATTCACAACTTCTGGCATTTATGCGAGGAAATTTCAGAGTGAAGTGGAAGTGGGAATG GTTGGTATCAATGTTGCTGTTACAGTTCCCTTGCCATCTTCCTTTAATG GCCTGGAATTTTACACCAAATTGAAAAGAGTGGCTCAACAGTGGAAGAACTCAGCAGGCATTGGAGTCTCAATGACGGCGTCTTCACCATCTGAGAGACATTTGAGATCCCGTACTGTACCTTCCACGTTAGTTTCAACATCTGAGAAAGATTCACCTGGTGGGCGGCACCGAAGTTTACCCCCGTTGCCTTCCACATCTGAGAGGGATTCACCTAGCGATGCTGTACTGCTGCCAGACCCTCGAATATCTCAGACAGATTTAGCCAATGAAAGAGCCACCTCCTCTCCGCCAACTCCTGATAGGGATTTGCACGGTCAGGGACTGTCCCTGATTTCTACCTTGTCATCAGAGGGGGACATATCCAACCAAGATTTGTCTCCTGCTATGCTTTTAACAGGTGATAGAGAATTGCCTGGCCAAGCTATGTCAGTGTCAACATCCCGATCATCTGAGAGAATGTACTTATCTCAGAAATGTCATTGGAGCGAATCCCTGAGGGCCGAGTCAATTCCATCCAGTTCTGAGAGGATCAAAGGGCAGGCATCTCGAACTACTCCTGCTTTCGTTTTAGCAGCAGAGGGATTCTACGTGCCTACATCTCATGACAGTAATTGTCTGATTACCCATGGAAGTGATAGTACAGTTCCATCTCGAAGAATCGACAGCATGTGTCAATCATCAGAAAGAGTATATATGCTGGCAACTTCCCATCTGAACGACAGTATGAGTCAAACATTGCGGAGAACTGATACgcccttattttcttcttctgatgGAAAAGACCACATCAGCTTGGACTCTCAAACCGACGCTGCTTTGCAATCAGATAGAATGTACTTGTCTAGCTTGTCTGAGAGGGACGGTAATATGGCTTCGGCTTCTTCTCAACAAGTTGAATCTTTAACATCCACTTCAGAACGAATGTATATACCTCCATTAGGTTATAGAAATGCAGGCATGCCACCAAAATCGGAATGGTTATGCATTCCCACACCTGCTTTATCTGAGAGAATGTATTCACAAGGGCCAATAGTGTCAGCAGATGAATTTCAAGACCAAGGAGCATCATTGACACTGCCTACATCCAAGAAATACGAACACTAG